A stretch of the Paramormyrops kingsleyae isolate MSU_618 chromosome 16, PKINGS_0.4, whole genome shotgun sequence genome encodes the following:
- the LOC111856265 gene encoding P2Y purinoceptor 8-like isoform X1 — MSESVGKITSHLYCLTMTQNFSPNLLDNTTLAFFRDKSMSGAVSAAYVLISLINFPANGLSMWLLVFRTSPKRPSIIFMINLTLTDLIIGCVLPFQTIYLMKGYNWTFGSRMCSLTTVLLYANMYCSILTMTAISIDRYIGIVRPMNFKNVRKNFWAVIVCVVFWAVVLAVLYPLESTDLMYQVPDLNITTCFDVLKYKMLPTVKHWILYLMIWCGVLFLIPFIITIFCYVNIIHSLAKTRSDRKDKALRLALYVLLVFIVCFAPNNILLVAHGIRRLFYGDSLYTAYKLSLSLSCLNSCLDPFIYYFASKEFRQNFRKVLGLKRARNQDSSQQHTSHHTLLSMK, encoded by the coding sequence ATCTCTACTGCCTCACCATGACGCAGAACTTCAGCCCGAATCTCCTTGACAATACCACCTTAGCTTTTTTTAGGGACAAGTCCATGAGCGGCGCTGTGTCCGCAGCCTATGTCCTCATCTCGCTCATCAACTTCCCCGCTAACGGCCTCTCCATGTGGCTCCTGGTGTTCCGCACCTCTCCAAAGAGACCTTCCATCATATTCATGATCAACCTGACCCTCACTGACCTAATTATTGGCTGTGTCCTGCCCTTCCAAACCATCTACCTAATGAAAGGCTACAACTGGACCTTTGGGTCCAGGATGTGCAGCTTGACAACAGTCTTGTTGTATGCCAACATGTACTGTTCGATTCTGACCATGACCGCCATCAGCATTGACCGCTACATCGGAATCGTTCGGCCCAtgaatttcaaaaatgttaGAAAGAATTTTTGGGCTGTGATTGTCTGTGTAGTTTTTTGGGCGGTTGTTTTGGCTGTACTGTACCCACTGGAGAGCACTGACCTGATGTATCAGGTACCCGATCTTAATATAACCACTTGTTTTGACGTCCTGAAATATAAAATGCTTCCAACAGTCAAGCACTGGATTCTTTACCTGATGATCTGGTGTGGCGTCTTATTCCTCATCCCCTTCATCATAACAATCTTCTGCTATGTGAACATCATCCACTCTCTAGCCAAGACGAGGAGTGACAGAAAGGACAAGGCCCTACGCCTGGCACTCTACGTGCTCCTTGTGTTCATAGTTTGCTTTGCCCCCAACAACATCCTTTTGGTGGCTCATGGCATTAGAAGACTCTTCTACGGTGACTCCTTGTACACGGCCTATAAGCTATCGCTCTCGCTTAGCTGCCTAAACAGCTGCCTGGACCCCTTCATTTATTACTTTGCTTCCAAAGAGTTTCGTCAGAACTTTAGGAAAGTGCTGGGATTGAAGAGAGCAAGGAACCAGGATTCATCCCAGCAGCACACTTCACACCATACCTTGCTGTCGATGAAATGA
- the LOC111856265 gene encoding P2Y purinoceptor 8-like isoform X2 — translation MTQNFSPNLLDNTTLAFFRDKSMSGAVSAAYVLISLINFPANGLSMWLLVFRTSPKRPSIIFMINLTLTDLIIGCVLPFQTIYLMKGYNWTFGSRMCSLTTVLLYANMYCSILTMTAISIDRYIGIVRPMNFKNVRKNFWAVIVCVVFWAVVLAVLYPLESTDLMYQVPDLNITTCFDVLKYKMLPTVKHWILYLMIWCGVLFLIPFIITIFCYVNIIHSLAKTRSDRKDKALRLALYVLLVFIVCFAPNNILLVAHGIRRLFYGDSLYTAYKLSLSLSCLNSCLDPFIYYFASKEFRQNFRKVLGLKRARNQDSSQQHTSHHTLLSMK, via the coding sequence ATGACGCAGAACTTCAGCCCGAATCTCCTTGACAATACCACCTTAGCTTTTTTTAGGGACAAGTCCATGAGCGGCGCTGTGTCCGCAGCCTATGTCCTCATCTCGCTCATCAACTTCCCCGCTAACGGCCTCTCCATGTGGCTCCTGGTGTTCCGCACCTCTCCAAAGAGACCTTCCATCATATTCATGATCAACCTGACCCTCACTGACCTAATTATTGGCTGTGTCCTGCCCTTCCAAACCATCTACCTAATGAAAGGCTACAACTGGACCTTTGGGTCCAGGATGTGCAGCTTGACAACAGTCTTGTTGTATGCCAACATGTACTGTTCGATTCTGACCATGACCGCCATCAGCATTGACCGCTACATCGGAATCGTTCGGCCCAtgaatttcaaaaatgttaGAAAGAATTTTTGGGCTGTGATTGTCTGTGTAGTTTTTTGGGCGGTTGTTTTGGCTGTACTGTACCCACTGGAGAGCACTGACCTGATGTATCAGGTACCCGATCTTAATATAACCACTTGTTTTGACGTCCTGAAATATAAAATGCTTCCAACAGTCAAGCACTGGATTCTTTACCTGATGATCTGGTGTGGCGTCTTATTCCTCATCCCCTTCATCATAACAATCTTCTGCTATGTGAACATCATCCACTCTCTAGCCAAGACGAGGAGTGACAGAAAGGACAAGGCCCTACGCCTGGCACTCTACGTGCTCCTTGTGTTCATAGTTTGCTTTGCCCCCAACAACATCCTTTTGGTGGCTCATGGCATTAGAAGACTCTTCTACGGTGACTCCTTGTACACGGCCTATAAGCTATCGCTCTCGCTTAGCTGCCTAAACAGCTGCCTGGACCCCTTCATTTATTACTTTGCTTCCAAAGAGTTTCGTCAGAACTTTAGGAAAGTGCTGGGATTGAAGAGAGCAAGGAACCAGGATTCATCCCAGCAGCACACTTCACACCATACCTTGCTGTCGATGAAATGA